The Haliaeetus albicilla chromosome 27, bHalAlb1.1, whole genome shotgun sequence genome segment CAAGGCGCAACTCGGCCGTCCACCTCTGCCAGCCCACCCCTCCCGCCTTGCTCTGAAAGGCTTTTCCCACCCTCCAGATGGACAACATCTCCTCTGCTGTGACTGCTGGGAGCTTCTCCCCCAGGACAAACTCTTTTCACCCGGCCTGGTACCTGCCCGAGTCCACCGGCTCAGGAAACGTCTTCATTAGCGACAACGGCACCATACCTCCCTGCAGGAGCGCAGGTCCGAACGCAAACCTGCTCGTCCTTTCCCTTCCAGTGTACTTCTCCAGCAGCAACTTTTACGCCATCCAAATTGCAATAAAATATCCAGTATAACGTTGCAGAAGTAACTGTGAACCCCTAAAAATGGATGATTTGGCATTTACTTCTCTCTGCTATCTACAGCTGGTCAGACCTGCATTAATGACAAGCAATGCACGGCCCAGTAAAGCCTTGTAGCCTACTTGTATTCTGCAAGAAGTGGGATGCGTTGCAGACCCCTGTGTAGGCTGACTTTCCCCCACACTGTAGTGCGGCTAAAACACAGTCCCATCAGGAACCGAAATGCTTTGAAAAGGTAGAAGGTAAAAAAGAAGGACAGGAGGCTAAGAGAAACTCCCAGAGCAGACCCAAGACTGCCTAGCACGAATGGGAGGCAGCATCGCTGatgggagcagagcaggcagcccGGCTCTGGCAGAGGAACTTCTGCTGCCACCAGAAAGGAGCATCCTTCCTATGCCATCAGACCATCACCCTCAGTAATTTCAACACGAGAGATCCcacttaagaggaaaaaaaaaaaagccatgaacTTCAGGCCAAAGATTAGGCTCTGGTTAAAACAGGCTTTTAGAAAAGGTTATCATTTTGAAAGTCCATTTAGATTAACCTTAACTAGCTTTAAACTATATATACGTACCTCCTTGCCACGCTCGCAACCCACGCACAACATTTTGCGGTGCCAGCGAGCTAAATCATGTGCAAGTGAGCGGAGTAAAAGGAACCACAGGCTTGAAAAAAAGCTCTGGGCTGAAATTATCTTTCATTGTTGCAAGTGGCACAGGAGATGGCAACAGCAGAAGGAATCAAGAATAAAAATGGAACTTGCTTGTTTACCTTGTCGGTTTTGTCAAAACATTTTGACAACACTTTGCATGCAGCCCGCATCTCTGTTCTGCTACCAAAAACTCAGATCCTTTCACCTATCTGCACGCATTATAGAAGAAAGCCAAGAAGAGTAAAACTTTTAGGGAGAGAAGTGCATGTGCAAAAAGTACAAAGCCCAGCACGAGAACTTAAAACTATGGTGTACTCTTCTTCCACATAGTCCCAACACCGACACGAACAGTGACCCTTCAATTACACAAGCTGAGTTAACAAggagcaggcagccagcagaggaggatagtaagaaaataaaaggaaagtttGGGCAAGCCTGACGaaaatcaaagacaaaaaaaaaaagaaaggaaaaaaaaaaagaaaaaagaaaaaaaaaggtgcaaacGTGGATTTTAAATTCGtgatcaaaaaataaaatcttcttgACGGTGTCATTTTAACAGAGAAACTCTCCAGCACTTTAGGCACAGCCCTACCTCTCAAAAAGCAATCCAAGCCAGTAAGAGCAGCAGGTTTTTGAATGAGCAAATTGCACAGCCGTGGAAGCATTTGCTTTCACTGCCTTCTTTCCAACTCACCTAAGAGAGACTTGTTTTCTACCCTTTGGACTAGCAAAACCCAGGAAATTGGTTGGTTCTAGTTATACTTTGAGTTTTCATGTTTCATGAGAGTCCCCGAAATGTAAACCTGTTTTAGCATTCTTGTACATTAATGTCAGGATTCTCCACTTCTAGCTCCCACAACTTCTGCCACAGACAAGTCAATCAGATTTGGTATATGCCCTGGAAAGGGAAATAGGAGGTCTGGGTTTAAAGCagacaagcaaacaaaaaataattatgtcaGTACTCTGCAAGGTGTTGGATCCAAACTTGGTGGATCTGCTGAAGTCTTCAATCCAAAACACTCGGTAATTTTacttaaacaaaattaaaaaaaaacacaccttaACCTGTTGAACttagagaaaagaagaaagtggcAGACCTTTGAGGAAGGGAGACAAAGTGTGTGGGTGCAAAAACATAAAGTGCCGTAGTTCACCACCTTAGAAGGTATcagagttttgctttgtttggttttgtttttcttaagtgCCAGGGAAGCGTGATTCCCAAAGGGCGGCTTTAGAGTTTACGGGCACCAAGGTGGAAGCGTGAAGTGAAGACATGCCAAAAACATCAGGTTTTCATAAACCCTTCTTGAAAAAGTGCACCGTGTTTTTAGTAAAAATGCATATCTACCAAATCTCCACTGACCACGGGCCACTTGCGTACGCATCAATTTGCGGCATCAATGCTGACATTTTTGCCTTCTCCTTCCACCCACctccccaattttttttccttgggagaCATACAGCGCCACTGCATTAGAACGtacaagaaatgaaaacagtgaGTACGACTGATATAGATCCATtgactttttattacaaatgtaCTTGATCACTTGGCTTCAAAAAAGTTTAAATCAACCCCTATTTTCTGTACGCCAGTACAAAGTAAAATCtattttacaaattaaataCCTAAAAATTtgacaaaaatattaaagtttGATGGAAAAAACAGTTATAAAAATCTTAAATCCCCTTTTAAGAAGGTAAGAGATAACATCCCCTCCCAACCCCCACAGTCCTGTTATACAATATTAATAGTCATTTTTTTAGAATAGGTAGGTATGTTATATCTTGCTGTTAGCATACAAGTCACTCTAATAGCTTTATCTGTATATACTCCAGTTAGTGCATGAATGCCATCTGATTGAATATAATCAACTATCTTTAACTGATCCCTAATTTACATTTCATAGCTTGCATAGTTTGAAGGGACAAAGATTATACTACAGCTAATCGTAAAAAAAGGTGGTTACAGTGCTATTTTTAAAGGCAACAAAGTAATtgctccccccaaaaaaagaagttatcgGTCGGCTCTGAGCAGGGGTTAAAATCACCGGCAGCTTTCTGCCTCGCTCCACGGACCGTCTCTGCCTCGCACCCGCTGCCCGCACCGGGCAGCCCCCTGCGCTTTACAACAGTCAAGTTACAGGTTGCGAACCGCTCCTCAGCGAGCGCTACACCGAGCACATTTCAACCCCTGCAAGGGATACGCAAGAAAGTGACACTGTCGAGTAGTTTTTTTGGTTtcgtgttttttttttttttttttctttttccttttttttaaaattgaattttccAAAAAAGCTCTCCACCGCATACGGGTACGCCTCGCTGGAAGCTCAGCGTCCTGCCCGCACCCCAGAGCTGAGGCTGTGCCCACCGGCACGGCTGCCCCGCGGCTCCTGCCCGGCGAAGCCCTGACCCTTGCCGCCACCACCGGCCTCGGAGCCAAGGCCAGGTCTGGTCCGGCCAGTCCCCTCCTGCTCCCGGGCAGCGGGAGGGCTGCCCCTCGCAGCGCACCGCAAGCGGGACCACGAAAAAGAGGCAGGAATCAACGGCGGCTCGTTctggttctgtttttttttcttttttatttaacttctcAGCCACAGagcaattttacttttttttttaaaaaaaaaaaaaaaaccaaaaaaaaatagtaataaggACTTTGAATTTGGAGGACGTTTCTCCGTTAGCATAAAACCACTTAAAGGGTGGTTGTGTTTCAATGGTAAATTACTTGACAGTGTCCCtttaacttaaaaatgaaataatgtcaGTATTGCAATGCATTTCAAGTTTTCTTGCACGTAGTCATTATAAAGTAGTTTTTATCATGCTCTTGGACCTATTCTACAAGACATTTAAAAGCATATCATCAAGGAAAATATAAGGCATACTTCTCAGGAATTAGATAGCTTGGCACATTTGAGcatactgtctttttttaaaacaacacatATGGTCAAATATACCTTTCTTCTTCTAACATTAAACAGGGTTTTCtgtactttgttttaaatactgaGATATCAGAGCCTTGGTAAAGTACCGAGCACCtccgggaaaaaaaaaaaaaagagcaaaaaaataaatcaaaacataaacaaaaccagaagcgAAATCCCACGAACCTTTACAgtcatttttgtctttcattacCATCATTCATCAAGTCCTAGAACATGCATAACGTGcgttaaaagaagaaaaaaaaaacacccaaaaaacAACGAAACAACGCAGAGAAGAAAcccaaaaccagacaaaaacTGACCACGAGTTCTCGGACACTGTTCACAAAACTGCCAGTGGGCTGTTACAGGCTGTACTGGTTTGACCGGAACCACGCAGCCCGTGCGCTTCGCGGGTCAGCCGGATCCCGGGCAGGATCCGGGCGGCGCGGGTGAGGAAGACCGCGGGGAGCAGCCTGCCTCGTTAGCGATGCTCCCAGGAGCCGGGAGGGTACGGAGGGCCACTCCGCCGTGCTCTCATCGCCTCCCGCTACTTATTGCTGGGAACACGACGCAGCAGCGTGGAACTACGAGCGCCGGACCACGTCCGTCGGCAGCGCGACAACTTTTGGGAGGGGAGTGAACAGCAGGACCGAGACAATCAATCAAgtagcaaaaccaaagcaattaATTTCCTAACTACGTCTAGCAGCATGGAGAATGCAGTCCCGCACACATCACAGTTGAAGTACAATAATCGATGGAACTGCCCATCCAGACCCTCCAATTCAAAAGCAGGTTATCAGACAAATGTTTACATGCAATTGAGAACCATTTCAAATGTCACATTACGCACTCCGAAAGCTTATTTTACTACTGGGAAATAGGAAAGTGCAcattaaagcaattttaaacatttccagtgattgtttaaaagaaacagaaacacctCACTACCGGCATCTCGTATTTAACTTTCTGTGAACACTAACAGCAAACTTCTTCAAAGGGAAAGAATGCATGGTACAATGGAAACAGCTTGTTTTGACACTTACAgtacatctcaaaaaaaaagggaattatAATTTCAAATGGGAATAAAAAGACAACGggaaataaaattctttaaaacaagctttttttttttttttccccacccttcCGAAACTCCATCCTCGACCATCAGTAAAGAAgcgcaggcagctcctgctcgCACAGGTGGTGCCTTCTACGCGCAGCAGCTAGGTCTACCAGACGGCTAACTTTGCcaaaagcattaagaaaaatgaTTGCATCCCAAAAAAACTTCCGAGTGGAACAAGATCCTAGTTTCTCTGAAATGCTGTCTACTGAATTCCggccaagaaaagaaaagaaaagaaaagttttgttttcactgtttaaggcatcttttttttttttataacgTTTTCTCTTCACTCATAACGATGATAGTCATGCAGCAgtttaatgataaaaatatattaatattttactaTACAGCAGCAAGAAGTTAGTCAATTAAAAGCACaccaactttttttaaaagaaaaaaaaaaccaaaccaacaaaaacaaccTGTAAAAGTCTATTATTATTCTTCTTATTATTACAAACGATTTCAATTTGGAGAACACACCTGGACAGATTAGTGTTCTGACAAATCTGCATTTCCCTACCCTAGGCTTCGACCAGAGCCCGCGAGCACGCGCACCGGCGAGGAGGCTGGGACGGGGAGGGAAGGGCACGGCTAGGCTCGCCAGGTATGTAGCCACTAATAACTAGCACCACAGCTACATGGAAATCCGTTACAGACACACACCGGCTTGGCTTTCACTTTTAAACGAAACTCCGAACCCCATGGCTCAGTAGGATTACTCTGCAATTACGTCGCACTGATTTCTAACAGGCCTACAGAAGTTAACGGCACTGGCAAGGATCAAAGCATAGGTTCGGACCTCTCACGAGTTTAGGAGACAGTGCTAGCGCCAGTGGCGACACGGAAAGACTCGCTACCTGCTGTCCAAAACCAGGTTGACTGGAAACCGCTGCACGTCAGGTTAAGTACTTTAGgtacacagaataaaaaaaatatattatgaaCAATACAAGTACATCTCATATACACAATAATGACAATACGCCTACTCAGTTGTAAACCAAACaggtgcagaaaaaaatattacgGGAGGAAattctttacttttctttctctctctctctctctctctttttttttccttttcctcttttcttttttttttttttttttactatttgaATAACTTTGGTTCAAACGTAAAAATCACAAGTTagcaaatttcatttaaatgccttttttaataatttttcttcatgttcacAGAAGTTTCACTGACCATTTTTATATGTTTAAGGTCCAGATGCAATGCATATTGTATAAAAGAGAGCACTTATTGTTTACCTTGCATGAATTAAACCTACGTACCTTTTAACTCTACAAACTTCTGCATAACATTTAGACAAAGCTCAGACACACAGCATGCCTAGCcctcatatatatatacacatctCTAATCACAGGTATATAGGGTGTCAAATATACTATAGTAACCTCCATGTAAGGTTCGAAATTTGGTaacaaaatgagaagaaaaaactaaaaatattattttacgTGTTctaaaatatctctttttttttgtgctaaAGTCAAATGTTAGCTCAACAtgaaaaggactttttttttatataattcaGCAATATTATAATCTTGACCATTTTTGCAAACACTTTTAATAATAATAGCTTAAACGTGTACAAAAGTTCTCGGTTAATTAGGGAAATAAACACTCagttctttatatttttaatcaagTAGGAAACACAGTTCATATATAatgttattacttttttttgacttttttttttctgtgtgttttgttttttttttgttttgttttgttttagcagCTGCTTACTGTTTGATACGGTGGGTAAAGTGGAGGAACATCCAGCGATGGGTGGCGGGTCGGAGGCGCTGctgccgggcggcggggggcgccgggcgggcggcgcggccggggggggcgccgggcagcggggagggctcctcgccgccgcccccccgccccgccgcccgcccgccctcccgccggcggcggggccagTCCGCGTCCCGGGGGGGCGGGCGGTCAGTCCTCCTCGGGCTCCTCGGCCTGCAGCAGGGCGCcgggcggcccggcggcggcggcggcggcggcggcctcggCCTCGGGGGGCGGCTCGGCCCCGGCGcccgcggggggggcggcggcggcggcggcggcgcgcttGTCCCGCTGCTTCTCCTGGATCTTCTTCATCTCGTCCGAGTACTTGCAGAAGGTGTGGCCGAACTTGGCCCAGACCTTGTAGGGGACGGTGATGGAGTTGCGGTAGGTGGGCTTCACCTCGCTCACCCGCATGAAGACGCCGTACTTGTTGGAGCCCACGTCGAAGAAGAAGCGCTTGTTGTCCACAGTCAAGGAGGTGCCCTCgggcagctcggccggctcctccTCCACCCCGTAGTCGTCGATGAGCTTGGCCAGGGCGTCGCGGAACTCGATCAGGCCCTGGGCCGGCAGGGCGATGGTCTGGCCCTGCGTGGAGCCCAGCCCCGGGCCGCGGTTGACGGTCTGGCGGACGCGGAGGAAGCGCCCGCGCTGGTTCTCCTTCAGATCCATGTAGTACTTGCGGTTCTCCCGCACCAGGAACTCGCTCTTGAGCGCCCGCCGGGGCTCGTCGGCCGCCTGCGCCAGCTCggggggctggctgggcccCAGCTGGGCGTAGTGCTCGATGAAGTCGCCCAGGTAGTCGCGGAACTCGACGGCCACCGACATGGAGAGGGTCAGGCGGCTCTTGTTGCCGCCCGCCCCCACCTCGGCGATCTTGAGGAAGCGGCCCTTGGCGTTCTGCTTGACGTCCAGGTAGAAGCGCTTGTTCTGGATGTCCACCCGCTTGGAGGCCAGCTCCTGCGTCTCGTGCTGCAGGCCGCcgcccgggccgccgccgccgccgccgccgccgcccgagcccggccccccggcgcccgccgcgcccccgccgccgccgccctgcTCGCTGCCGCTGTCTCTGTCCGCCATGatgccgccgcccgccgccgccgccgccgccgccgccgctcggcctcggccgccgccgccgcttctcGCCCGGcgccccccccgcgccgccgcccgcgccgcctccgccgccgccgccgcctcctcctcctcctcctcggccgcccccggccgccgcccgccgccgctccgcccgccgccgccgccgccgccgccgccgctgctgcaACAGCCCCCGCGGCCACCAGCCGGCCGCTCTCGCGAGATCTGCGGGAGCGAGGAGAGGGCGCGGGAAGGCGGCAGAGAGCGGCCCCCGacgccggccgccccgccgaGCCGGGCAGCAGCGCCGCGCCGCCgggcggccgcgccgcgccgcgccgcgcaccgccggccgccgccaccgggcgggggcgggccgcccccccccggcgccgtgacacacaccccccccccccccctcccggcgccgtgacacacacacacaccccccggCGCcgtgacacacacacacccacacccacacACCCCCCGGCGCCGTGacacccccctctcccccccgccGTGCATCAGCGGCTCCCGGCGCCGCGTCCCGGTCCCGCCGGCGGGCTCCCACCCGCCCCTCCGGGCGGGACCGGGACGCGCCGTCGGGCTCCCCGGGAGGGATGCTCCGGGACGAGACCGCAGGGGCGACCGGGGAGGAGCGGGGTCCGCCAGCgcccccccatcccatcccatcccatcccggTGCGGCGCTCGCTGCGCGGAGGGGCTTCCCGGGTGGGAGAGCGGAGAGGGGGGATACGGGTGTATTCGGGGCTGCGGAGGAAAGTGATTAATTAATACGTCTGTGGCGCGGCgccgggagcggagcggggaTGGCGACCGGCGCGGAGGGGGCAGCTGCCGGCGGGCAGAGCTGCGGGCAGGGGACGGGGCAGgctgccccccccagcatcccctcccagctttgctttttaggcaactgctgctgctttctgctggtgGGTTTTGGAGGAGATCTCTTCCCTTCCAGTCCTTGTTACTGAACCCGGAATTCTGAATCCCGAATCTCGAATCCCAAGCCAGCGCCAGCCCAAGTGAGGATGCTTTCTGCCGGTGCTGGGGGCCGGGAAGCAAACTGGCAGGCTGGGTTTGGCTAAAagtcccttccctgcctgcttccCCACCTGCCGCTTCCAGCACAGCGAGTGCTGACTTGCAAGGAGGGCATCACTCTACCCTGAGCATCCCCAAAAACGTGCCAGCATTACACAAGGCAGTCGTGCTACGAGGCAGATTTCGCGGTGGCCCCCAGGATGTGCTCTGCGATGGAGGAAATAACATATGTGTTcacagaggagaaggagagtAAATTGCTAAGACATCTGCGTGTCTTAGAAGTTGCTTAGGTATCATGGGAGGAACCCCCAGTCTGCCCCATCGTTACTATTAAAGCCTTGGATATTAGTGACTCCAtggctaattaaaaaaaaaaaagaaaacagagaggaaaacgGTTTCCTTCTAATACAGAAGTGATGTTTCAGAGCTGCGGTGAGCTGCAGCTTGCaagctggcagcagctggctgtTGGCTTGCAGAAATGCCCTGCATGCCTGGGACGCGCGGTGCTACACGGATGCTACGTTTCATTTTCAGCCGGCCCGAACGCGAGAGCGTGCGTGGCCAGGCCAGCATCGCCGTGCTGCACCCCTGTGGCAGGCTGAGGGCTGATTCTCTGGCAGTCCCTGTCTCTCGATTTGCTCTTTTTATCTTGAAGGCAAATGACATTAAACAACCCTAACCGAGGCCTAACCGTGACACCTCTTGCTAACCCCAGCAGGTATCCTTATGGAGTCTAATCCACTGCTTTATTCATGCGGTTGAGCTGGGAAATACGTAACTGCTGAGGAAATGCATTTGGTGAAAACCTGGCACCCAAGAAGCATGTGGCCGGTCTGTCACTGACTGCGGTGGGGTGAGAATTGCTGGTGGTGACGATGCTGGTCAAGTGCAGCCAGCCGCAGAGGTTATTCTTCCTCCCCGATGCAGGCCAGGATTACTGCTTCCAGAGTGGATGTACTCCAGGTGGATGCTGGTGATCCCAGGAACAGACCTGCCAACATTTCTCCTTTGGTGGGATGGTGTCGGTGGGACCCTGCTTGCTCAGCGTCATTCTGTGTTGCTAGTCACAGCGACTGCTGAATACTCTGATTTTGAGTCTGAATTTGGCTTGAATACAAGCATTTGCTTATTTAAGTAaccagaacaaagcaaaaaatgtgttttttcttcccaacGAGCAACCTTTTTCAATAGGACCTCTACCATAGCAGCCCCTCCTGGGCAgctggctgtggctgtgctgccATGCTAGGTCTGCCCAGCGCTAAAACAAGAAAACGTGGCCAAGACAAGCCTGGGATGACTGCTTGAATGAGACAAGGTGCAAAACAGGACAAAGGCAATGGACAAATGCGGGAGCCAGGGGAATCTCTTCATACCTTGTCCAGGTACTGATGGCCAAAGACTGGGTAGGGATCTTGCAGGGACCTCCTGGGTCACACGCTGCCTTCCCTTGCTGTTGCAGTCGTATCAATATGTCCCATATGTTTATTAGGCTTGACGCTGGGCTGCTTCTGTGGGTTCTGCTGAAACCCATCCCACACCTCTTTgctctgaaaatcagaaatcagTTCATCCCCAGCCTGAATGTATCAATGGCTTCTTTACACCTCCACAGCTTTTGGCTTGGAACTTTCGCAAGgttttctcatgttttctcCCCTTCCACATGTCTCTCAGTAGCAATTATATCCCCTTCAGCCCCTGTTCTGGTAGTCTAAATAAGACCAACTTTTGGTAGTTTCCTCTTGTAAGATAAATCCTCCTTTCTTTGACTGTTGTAGTTCTCCTTTATCGCACCAGTTTCAGTTCCTCTGAAAGACAGGGGAGAAGGTTTTCAGAGCCGTGGCTGGGATTTCAGGCTTAAGATCAATGGgccttttgtttcaaaatccaATTCGGAGGGCTTTTAAGAACATATCTGATCATTACAGCGAGCATCTCAAATTTTGGAGCCCAAGCCTGTTATTCAGCTACAAAACAACAACTCTGCTGACTCCAAGAACTTGTACGAACATTTATAATCACAGGAGGGAACCTAAAAGCCATTCAAACAACAGATAAGATTAGTAACGAAAGTGGCTGGGGTGCAATTGTTATTGTGCAAGTC includes the following:
- the PURA gene encoding transcriptional activator protein Pur-alpha, whose amino-acid sequence is MADRDSGSEQGGGGGGAAGAGGPGSGGGGGGGGGPGGGLQHETQELASKRVDIQNKRFYLDVKQNAKGRFLKIAEVGAGGNKSRLTLSMSVAVEFRDYLGDFIEHYAQLGPSQPPELAQAADEPRRALKSEFLVRENRKYYMDLKENQRGRFLRVRQTVNRGPGLGSTQGQTIALPAQGLIEFRDALAKLIDDYGVEEEPAELPEGTSLTVDNKRFFFDVGSNKYGVFMRVSEVKPTYRNSITVPYKVWAKFGHTFCKYSDEMKKIQEKQRDKRAAAAAAAPPAGAGAEPPPEAEAAAAAAAAGPPGALLQAEEPEED